In Persicimonas caeni, a single window of DNA contains:
- a CDS encoding pirin family protein, with product MIEVRPADERGHTDMGWLDSRHSFSFGGYRDPRHMGFRKLRVINDDRVAPGAGFGTHPHRDMEIISYVVEGALEHKDSMGNGSVIEAGEVQRMSAGTGVRHSEYNASDTEPVRFLQIWIPPRRAGLEPSYEQRKFRRADRRGALKLLVSPDGRDDSLSIHQDASIWGAVLEEGDTVEYSIDAGRHAWVQVVDGTVTLGDITLSEGDGAAISDEAKVAIEAAEDAELLLFDLA from the coding sequence ATGATCGAAGTACGACCTGCCGACGAACGCGGCCACACCGACATGGGCTGGCTCGACAGCCGGCACAGCTTCTCGTTTGGAGGCTACCGCGACCCGCGGCACATGGGATTTCGCAAGCTTCGGGTGATCAACGACGACCGCGTCGCCCCCGGCGCGGGATTCGGCACACACCCGCACCGCGATATGGAGATCATCAGCTACGTGGTCGAGGGAGCCCTCGAGCACAAAGACAGCATGGGCAACGGCTCGGTCATCGAGGCCGGCGAGGTCCAGCGTATGTCGGCGGGTACGGGGGTGCGCCACAGCGAGTACAACGCCTCGGACACCGAGCCGGTGCGCTTTCTGCAGATCTGGATTCCGCCGCGCCGCGCCGGCCTCGAGCCGAGCTACGAGCAGCGAAAGTTTCGCCGCGCCGACCGCCGAGGTGCCCTGAAGCTGCTGGTGTCGCCCGACGGGCGCGACGACTCGCTGAGCATCCACCAGGACGCGTCTATCTGGGGCGCGGTGCTCGAGGAAGGCGACACGGTCGAGTACTCGATCGACGCCGGACGCCACGCGTGGGTCCAGGTGGTCGACGGCACGGTCACCCTCGGTGATATCACGCTGTCAGAGGGCGACGGCGCGGCGATCTCGGACGAAGCGAAGGTCGCCATCGAGGCGGCCGAGGACGCCGAGTTGCTCCTCTTCGACCTGGCTTAG
- a CDS encoding LysR family transcriptional regulator, which produces MANISELEIFVTVVDAGSFTAAAEQLGVSKSHVSKQVSALEDRLGAQLLHRTTRSLSVTDAGQAFYERGALILEQLEEAERAVMQLQTKPRGRLKVSVPMTFGLRHLAPLVAEFLQEYPEISIDLDLSDRKVDMIDEGFDLAIRIGELQDSSLMVRKLAPATRYCCASPEYLEAHGTPRHPAELADHECLEYAYGRLNTWQFVSPDGDEHFVQVSGRLRANNGEVLVESCVAGLGVALIPDFMLGDHLQSGRLVRLLDDWLEWNAGVYALYPHNRHLSAKVRRFVDFLVDKLSPAPWLQDAAAQS; this is translated from the coding sequence ATGGCCAATATCTCGGAACTCGAAATCTTCGTGACGGTGGTCGACGCGGGTAGCTTCACGGCGGCGGCCGAGCAGCTCGGGGTGTCCAAGTCGCACGTCAGCAAGCAAGTGTCGGCCCTCGAAGATCGACTCGGTGCACAGCTCTTGCACCGTACGACGCGCTCGCTGTCGGTGACCGACGCCGGGCAGGCGTTTTACGAGCGCGGCGCGTTGATCCTCGAGCAACTCGAGGAGGCCGAGCGCGCGGTGATGCAGCTGCAGACCAAGCCGCGCGGGCGTCTCAAAGTCAGCGTGCCGATGACCTTCGGGTTGCGTCATCTGGCGCCGCTGGTCGCCGAGTTCTTGCAGGAGTATCCCGAGATCAGCATCGATCTGGACCTGTCCGACCGCAAGGTCGACATGATCGACGAGGGCTTCGACCTGGCCATTCGCATCGGGGAGCTGCAGGACTCGAGCCTGATGGTGCGCAAGCTGGCCCCGGCGACGCGCTACTGCTGCGCCAGCCCCGAATACCTCGAGGCCCACGGCACCCCCCGGCACCCCGCCGAGTTGGCCGACCACGAGTGCCTCGAGTATGCCTATGGCCGGCTCAATACCTGGCAATTCGTCAGCCCCGACGGTGACGAGCACTTCGTGCAGGTCAGCGGAAGGCTGCGTGCCAACAACGGCGAGGTGCTCGTCGAGTCGTGCGTCGCCGGGCTGGGCGTGGCGCTGATCCCCGACTTCATGCTCGGCGACCATCTGCAATCGGGCCGCCTGGTGCGCCTGCTCGACGACTGGCTCGAGTGGAACGCCGGGGTCTACGCCCTCTACCCTCACAACCGCCACCTGTCGGCCAAGGTGCGCCGGTTCGTCGACTTCCTGGTCGACAAGTTGTCCCCGGCTCCCTGGCTGCAGGACGCCGCCGCCCAGAGTTGA
- a CDS encoding c-type cytochrome, producing the protein MNSTNWCVFVVATGLFFAAGACEKKSEVPDAAPAESTGAASTEAEQADQNATTDAEAGDEETYDELAEQYEQLAEQYEQREAQLPQGMRGLGPRMHEMRGQMGYMHQLRARERGPRQGQHGKQHRMRRRQHHRAQTGAHGNCGPQTMCWASGIDEWHTQMAQMHRQMAATHAEAGMQDLAERHEQLAERHTQIANQLEASAEGEAQPPRTAGAEQPDGGTALAAAEGETLYMSACAMCHGEQGQGVSGAFPPLAQSEYVTGPKDRLIELTLHGMSGPIEVRGEKYDSFMPSFRARFSDEELAGILSYIRTSWGNDASAVTAPEVARGRKRSE; encoded by the coding sequence GTGAATTCGACCAACTGGTGCGTGTTCGTTGTGGCGACGGGGCTGTTTTTTGCGGCGGGCGCCTGCGAGAAGAAGAGCGAGGTGCCCGATGCCGCGCCCGCCGAGTCGACTGGGGCCGCGTCGACAGAGGCCGAGCAGGCCGACCAAAACGCGACCACCGACGCCGAGGCTGGCGACGAGGAGACCTACGACGAGCTCGCCGAGCAGTACGAGCAACTCGCCGAACAGTACGAGCAGCGAGAAGCCCAGCTGCCCCAAGGGATGCGCGGGTTGGGGCCTCGGATGCACGAGATGCGTGGTCAGATGGGCTACATGCACCAGTTGCGTGCCCGCGAGCGTGGCCCGCGGCAGGGCCAGCACGGCAAGCAGCACCGCATGCGCAGACGTCAACATCACCGCGCGCAGACCGGAGCTCACGGTAATTGTGGCCCGCAGACGATGTGCTGGGCCAGCGGCATCGACGAGTGGCACACTCAGATGGCCCAAATGCACCGGCAGATGGCCGCCACGCACGCCGAAGCGGGGATGCAGGACTTGGCCGAGCGCCACGAGCAGCTCGCCGAGCGTCATACCCAAATCGCCAACCAGCTCGAGGCGAGCGCTGAAGGTGAGGCCCAACCGCCGCGCACCGCCGGCGCCGAACAACCGGATGGCGGCACCGCGTTGGCTGCAGCCGAGGGAGAGACGCTGTATATGAGCGCCTGCGCGATGTGCCATGGAGAGCAAGGCCAAGGGGTCAGCGGCGCGTTCCCGCCGCTCGCCCAGAGTGAGTATGTCACCGGCCCGAAGGACCGGCTCATCGAGCTGACGCTACACGGCATGAGCGGCCCCATCGAGGTGCGCGGCGAGAAATACGACAGCTTCATGCCCAGCTTTCGGGCGCGGTTCAGCGACGAGGAACTCGCCGGCATTCTCTCCTACATCCGCACGTCGTGGGGCAACGACGCCTCCGCGGTGACCGCCCCGGAGGTCGCCCGAGGACGAAAGCGCTCCGAGTAG
- the trxA gene encoding thioredoxin, whose protein sequence is MSEHTIDLTSKSQLERLMREGGGSAIIDFWAPWCGPCKAMAPHFDAAAEQMADEPVTFYKLNTQDHPQLAQRFNVRSIPTLMLIHDGEVLDVIVGAQDANKLAKRAKWLLSKARGEGFLSRLFG, encoded by the coding sequence ATGAGCGAGCACACCATCGACCTGACCTCGAAGAGCCAACTCGAACGACTGATGCGCGAAGGTGGCGGCAGCGCCATCATCGACTTCTGGGCCCCTTGGTGCGGGCCGTGCAAAGCCATGGCTCCGCACTTCGATGCAGCTGCCGAACAGATGGCCGACGAGCCGGTGACCTTCTACAAGCTCAACACTCAGGACCACCCGCAGCTCGCACAGCGTTTCAACGTGCGCTCCATTCCCACGCTGATGCTGATCCATGACGGCGAAGTCCTCGACGTCATTGTGGGCGCCCAAGACGCCAACAAGCTGGCCAAGCGAGCCAAGTGGCTTTTGTCCAAAGCACGTGGCGAAGGCTTCTTGAGCCGACTCTTTGGATGA
- a CDS encoding chalcone isomerase family protein, translated as MKRLLPFVLLAILTFGLSSTATAAECADVKFPNSITLDGDKLQLNGLGLREATAFNVDVYVAALYVEKKSKSGSKLVNAKGKKRLILRFVRDVDKGDVRDAIKEGISKSKYGGKTLGAKAKKLSSWMGAVEEGDKFIYTYIPGKGVTFAHNGSTKGTIEGEKFAKALFDIWLGANPPNKGLKTGLLGGECD; from the coding sequence ATGAAACGACTGCTCCCATTTGTACTGCTAGCCATCCTGACCTTCGGCCTGAGCTCGACGGCCACCGCGGCCGAGTGCGCCGACGTCAAGTTCCCCAACTCGATCACCCTCGACGGCGACAAGCTCCAGCTCAACGGACTGGGCCTGCGCGAGGCGACCGCGTTCAACGTCGACGTCTACGTCGCCGCGCTCTACGTCGAGAAGAAATCGAAGAGTGGCTCGAAGCTCGTCAACGCGAAGGGCAAAAAGCGGCTCATCTTGCGCTTCGTGCGCGACGTCGACAAGGGCGACGTGCGTGACGCCATCAAAGAAGGCATCAGCAAGAGCAAGTACGGCGGCAAGACGCTCGGCGCGAAGGCCAAAAAGCTGAGCAGCTGGATGGGCGCCGTCGAAGAGGGCGACAAGTTCATCTACACCTACATCCCCGGCAAAGGCGTGACCTTTGCGCACAACGGCTCGACCAAGGGCACCATCGAAGGTGAGAAGTTCGCCAAAGCGCTCTTCGACATCTGGTTGGGCGCCAACCCGCCCAACAAGGGCCTGAAGACCGGCCTTCTGGGCGGTGAGTGCGACTGA
- a CDS encoding lysophospholipid acyltransferase family protein — MSTAADTSLSHTLWSVWSWFAIGSTLLLGFPVLCVLFVVTAPFDRRRYVTGRAFRLIGVTATWLAPAWDFGVEGDLPEDKPRRTVCVSNHCSAADPFLLSYLPWEMKWLSKTSNFKIPFVGWMLRMAGDVEVVRGDSDSAKSAMARCRTWLERGVPVMIFPEGTRSKEGELLPFKEGAFRLAIESGADILPMAVCGTCTALAKHDWRLHRTQARVRVGEPIATDGLTLDDVDALKAHARDVIEELRGQLRRSAPAS, encoded by the coding sequence ATGAGCACCGCCGCCGACACATCGCTCTCGCACACGCTCTGGTCCGTCTGGAGTTGGTTCGCCATCGGCTCGACGCTCCTGCTCGGCTTTCCGGTGCTCTGCGTGCTCTTCGTGGTGACCGCACCGTTCGACCGGCGCCGCTATGTGACCGGCCGGGCATTTCGCCTCATCGGCGTCACCGCCACGTGGTTGGCGCCGGCGTGGGATTTCGGGGTCGAAGGCGATCTGCCCGAGGACAAGCCGCGAAGGACCGTCTGCGTGAGCAACCACTGCTCGGCGGCCGACCCGTTTTTGCTCTCCTACCTGCCCTGGGAGATGAAGTGGCTGAGCAAGACGAGCAACTTCAAGATTCCATTCGTCGGCTGGATGCTGCGCATGGCGGGTGACGTCGAGGTCGTACGCGGCGACAGTGACTCGGCCAAATCGGCGATGGCGCGCTGCCGCACCTGGCTCGAGCGAGGCGTGCCCGTGATGATCTTTCCGGAGGGCACACGCTCGAAAGAAGGTGAGCTGCTGCCCTTCAAGGAAGGAGCGTTTCGTCTGGCCATCGAGTCGGGCGCCGACATCTTGCCGATGGCCGTGTGCGGCACCTGCACCGCCCTGGCCAAGCACGACTGGAGGTTGCACCGGACGCAGGCGCGTGTGCGGGTCGGCGAGCCTATCGCCACCGACGGTCTGACCCTCGACGACGTCGACGCTCTCAAGGCCCACGCTCGTGACGTGATCGAAGAGCTGCGCGGCCAGCTTCGCCGCAGCGCGCCTGCGTCATAA
- a CDS encoding acyl-CoA desaturase, translating into MHYSGSPDDSEKKPRVLWLNALFLVLTPLAALILTPLYILEHGVHWAEPVAMVVLWYLTGMGITAGYHRMFSHRAWWAPAPIRAILLVLGAAAWQNSAIAWSAAHRYHHRHVDTEDDPYSIQEGFWWAHMLWVMVEGKKHQDFESAPDLRDDPLCQWQHNNYFWISTLFNIGVPLLLGLMTGRLFGMLLWAGLVRVVVVHHFTFFINSLAHMWGSRPWSKEQSARDNAVLAFFTFGEGYHNFHHTFPGDYRNGFRWYQFDPTKWTIALLNKVGLAQDLRRTTMDRRLKKRWQTMRERYETQMDEWNESMREQIQAAEASLEEALTEMRSKRAEWARKAEELQAQARDELERARIEAERRALEAFRNWQSLVPAQAR; encoded by the coding sequence ATGCACTACAGTGGTTCACCGGACGATAGTGAGAAGAAGCCCAGGGTTTTGTGGCTCAACGCCCTCTTCTTGGTCCTCACTCCGCTCGCGGCGTTGATCTTGACGCCGCTTTATATCCTCGAGCACGGCGTACACTGGGCCGAGCCCGTCGCGATGGTCGTATTGTGGTACCTGACCGGCATGGGCATCACCGCCGGTTACCACCGCATGTTCTCCCACCGCGCCTGGTGGGCTCCGGCGCCGATCCGCGCCATTTTGCTCGTCCTCGGCGCTGCCGCCTGGCAAAACAGCGCGATTGCCTGGTCGGCCGCGCACCGCTACCACCACCGCCACGTCGACACCGAAGACGATCCCTACAGCATCCAAGAGGGCTTTTGGTGGGCGCACATGCTCTGGGTGATGGTCGAGGGCAAAAAGCACCAGGATTTCGAGAGCGCTCCCGATCTTCGCGACGACCCGCTGTGTCAGTGGCAGCACAACAACTACTTCTGGATCAGCACACTCTTCAACATCGGCGTGCCCCTTCTTCTGGGCCTGATGACCGGCCGCCTGTTCGGCATGCTGCTTTGGGCCGGACTCGTGCGCGTGGTCGTGGTGCACCACTTTACCTTTTTCATCAACTCGCTGGCCCACATGTGGGGAAGCCGCCCTTGGAGCAAGGAGCAGTCGGCGCGCGACAACGCCGTGCTCGCCTTCTTCACCTTCGGCGAGGGCTACCACAACTTCCACCACACCTTCCCCGGCGACTACCGCAACGGCTTTCGCTGGTACCAGTTCGACCCGACCAAGTGGACGATCGCGCTGCTCAATAAAGTGGGGCTGGCCCAGGACCTGCGCCGCACGACCATGGACCGCCGCCTCAAGAAGCGCTGGCAGACCATGCGCGAGCGCTACGAGACGCAGATGGACGAGTGGAACGAGTCGATGCGCGAGCAGATTCAGGCCGCCGAGGCGAGCCTCGAAGAGGCGCTGACCGAAATGCGCAGCAAGCGCGCCGAGTGGGCTCGCAAGGCCGAAGAGCTGCAGGCTCAGGCCCGCGACGAGCTCGAACGCGCCCGCATCGAAGCCGAGCGCCGCGCGCTCGAGGCCTTCCGCAACTGGCAGAGCCTCGTGCCCGCCCAGGCGCGCTAG